From a single Silene latifolia isolate original U9 population chromosome 6, ASM4854445v1, whole genome shotgun sequence genomic region:
- the LOC141658555 gene encoding uncharacterized protein LOC141658555: MFAISGEKGCAIDEVCKSIVRKKIDRENYSLVTETDLYDMLSMYDSFLQCAELFKHPYKASISTKNKTTPMQDKIKELISKMELPTRSKVEVDEYTRFLINFVRRNTMEVQDLRDKHMEMIDKEGLHALNPGLFPCGYEPSFSDITFHLELVLDDLTNWRRDHIRDQLMSATLPLFLVCDKSLAIANEVFEIIEVAELRRIALGSRFINRNHLLWAFYECGFGLPPKIRDNLDLPIAEEDHPPYVIYLASKELATSSTTSGFEVEHTGEKKKKLLLEHFVFSILYAKNIIDDKKQVKEMEEHFKTFVEVVALDGINRPNSGSVSWLEAYRSASDNEDQT, translated from the exons ATGTTTGCTATCTCAGGGGAAAAG GGCTGTGCAATCGATGAAGTTTGCAAATCAATTGTCCGTAAAAAGATTGACAGAGAAAATTATTCTTTGGTGACGGAGACGGATTTATATGACATGCTCAGT ATGTATGATAGTTTCCTTCAATGCGCTGAACTATTTAAACATCCGTATAAG GCATCCATATCAACCAAAAATAAG ACTACTCCGATGCAggataaaattaaagaattaatCTCGAAAATGGAGCTACCTACAAGATCGAAG GTAGAGGTCGATgaatatacacggtttttgattaattttgtgagaCGAAATACAATGGAAGTCCAAGACTTAAGGGATAAACATATGGAAATGATTGATAAAGAAGGCCTCCATGCCCTAAATCCCGGATTATTTCCTTGCGGATATGAGCCTTCGTTTTCGGACATAACATTCCATTTAGAGTTAGTCCTCGATGATTTGACAAATTGGAGGAGAGATCAT ATAAGGGATCAATTAATGAGCGCCACATTGCCTTTGTTTTTGGTCTGTGATAAATCTCTCGCAATAGCGAACGAGGTATTTGAAATCATCGAAGTTGCCGAGCTTCGTCGTATAGCTCTAGGGAGTCGTTTTATCAACAGAAACCATTTGTTATGGGCTTTTTACGAGTGTGGCTTTG GACTCCCTCCCAAAATCAGGGATAATTTGGATTTACCCATTGCCGAAgaagatcacccaccttatgtcaTATATCTAGCTTCTAAGGAGTTAGCTACGTCTTCCACCACTTCCG GTTTTGAGGTAGAGCATACCggggaaaagaaaaagaaactccTCCTTGAGCATTTTGTCTTCTCTATACTTTACGCGAAGAATATTATCGACGACAAAAAACAA gTGAAGGAAATGGAAGAGCACTTCAAAACATTCGTAGAAG TTGTAGCTTTGGATGGTATCAATAGGCCCAACTCCGGCTCTGTATCATGGTTGGAAGCGTATCGTTCAGCAAGCGACAATGAAGATCAAACGTAA
- the LOC141658556 gene encoding putative F-box protein At1g32420: MVTVPIKHGPNSVEVAQTSLKKKRKWATVGGCFDRLPCEILQNIALMLPFTSIKQLRRSSKFWHNLLTDPKFVNLHLTCSLQKPPGYLFTATYDRSRQRKLGCYFVEQSGGHLNTSKIFEYSKHCTSIGLWCQSSGGLICVYSSQSNSFCVFNPDIGEEVQVSHVPKIKNWFHLQYWFFGYSPSSKEYKILEIGKLNDGPETGAITTIGSNIWRGIQNVPPNMFIISIAECQGNLFWSHNSNVVSFDFVSEKFHEIPSPSSDLTDFLNRSNLMGDNLISMSNTVGYVEYNRLWVLEDKIKGIWIKKYDFSSALPVLKQMHQFTGISENGGLFGHVTHSMNVFNHDMGCTGFKVMEIELDKRRGGAAPSWVSYITPHVRSLVSPVRIMENGRKTNPKRKWVLDRLKLGDDATEDDLFDSIYQVLNASDE, encoded by the exons ATGGTGACAGTACCAATAAAACATGGCCCAAATTCAG TGGAAGTTGCTCAGACAAGCCTTAAAAAGAAGCGAAAGTGGGCGACGGTTGGAGGGTGTTTTGATCGCCTTCCATGTGAAATCCTGCAAAACATTGCTCTGATGCTACCGTTCACCTCAATCAAACAGTTGAGGCGCTCGAGTAAGTTTTGGCACAACCTTCTAACAGACCCTAAGTTTGTAAATCTGCATTTGACATGCTCACTCCAGAAACCGCCTGGCTATCTTTTTACTGCAACTTACGATAGAAGTCGTCAAAGGAAGCTGGGATGTTATTTTGTGGAACAATCCGGTGGTCATCTCAATACCTCCAAGATCTTCGAGTACTCGAAACATTGTACTTCTATTGGGCTTTGGTGTCAATCAAGCGGAGGTTTGATTTGTGTTTATTCAAGTCAATCGAATTCCTTTTGTGTTTTTAATCCAGATATAGGAGAGGAAGTTCAAGTTTCTCATGTCCCCAAAATTAAAAATTGGTTTCACTTACAATATTGGTTCTTTGGTTATTCACCGTCTTCCAAAGAGTATAAAATTCTTGAGATCGGGAAACTAAATGATGGGCCAGAAACCGGTGCAATTACCACAATTGGTTCCAACATATGGAGAGGTATACAGAATGTCCCACCTAATATGTTTATCATTTCTATTGCTGAATGTCAGGGGAATCTGTTTTGGAGTCACAACTCCAATGTTGTTTCGTTTGATTTTGTCTCCGAAAAATTTCATGAGATACCTAGCCCTTCATCCGATTTGACTGATTTTCTCAATCGTTCAAATTTAATGGGTGATAATCTTATAAGCATGAGTAACACAGTAGGGTATGTAGAATATAACAGATTGTGGGTTTTGGAAGATAAAATCAAGGGCATATGGATAAAAAAGTACGATTTTTCTTCAGCCCTGCCGGTGTTGAAACAAATGCATCAGTTTACTGGTATATCGGAGAATGGAGGTTTGTTTGGGCATGTGACACACTCAATGAACGTTTTTAACCACGACATGGGATGTACAGGCTTCAAGGTCATGGAGATTGAGTTGGACAAGCGTAGAGGCGGAGCAGCTCCGAGTTGGGTATCCTACATTACTCCTCATGTCAGAAGTTTAGTTTCTCCGGTTAGGATTATGGAAAATGGAAGGAAGACTAATCCCAAGAGAAAATGGGTATTAGACAGGTTGAAGTTGGGTGATGATGCTACTGAAGATGATCTTTTCGACAGTATTTATCAAGTCTTGAATGCATCTGACGAGTAG